The following coding sequences lie in one Hydrogenobacter sp. genomic window:
- a CDS encoding HypC/HybG/HupF family hydrogenase formation chaperone, whose translation MCLSIPSRVVEVREDGTAIVDTMGVKRVVSLELMQEDVKENDWVLIHVGFAIQKLDEDEALKSLELFEEILNMEESYESYEG comes from the coding sequence ATGTGTCTTTCTATACCTTCAAGGGTAGTTGAAGTTAGAGAAGATGGGACTGCGATCGTTGATACTATGGGCGTAAAGAGGGTTGTATCTCTGGAGCTTATGCAGGAGGACGTCAAGGAAAACGATTGGGTCTTAATACATGTTGGTTTTGCTATACAGAAACTTGACGAAGATGAAGCTCTCAAAAGCCTTGAGCTGTTTGAAGAGATACTAAATATGGAGGAGAGCTATGAAAGTTATGAAGGTTGA